Proteins from a genomic interval of Gopherus evgoodei ecotype Sinaloan lineage chromosome 7, rGopEvg1_v1.p, whole genome shotgun sequence:
- the C7H3orf14 gene encoding uncharacterized protein C3orf14 homolog isoform X9 → MAFYLAQEVQLARRHDKILSQRLILLQQMENHLGDKKTEKTSQTQAADAAYKRNAALLNDIEAAEKRLQARVHLQPHPDIAKLETLYWASVEESIPKWEQFLLGRAQMPVGFKKKKSTKYNISHPEGAAQR, encoded by the exons ATGGCATTCTACTTAGCACAAGAAGTTCAGCTTGCTAGAAGACATGACAAGAT ACTGTCTCAGAGATTGATATTGCTACAGCAGATGGAGAATCATCTAGGAGACAAAAAGACTGAAAAGACATCACAAACACAAGCAGCTGATGCAGCTTATAAAAGAAATGCAGCACTTTTAAAT GATATAGAAGCAGCAGAGAAGAGGCTGCAAGCAAGAGTACATCTACAGCCACATCCTGATATTGCTAAGCTTGAA ACTCTCTATTGGGCATCAGTAGAAGAATCTATTCCTAAGTGGGAGCAGTTCCTTTTAGGAAGAGCACAAATGCCTGTTggttttaagaaaaagaaatctaCAAAGTATAACATAAGTCACCCAGAAGGAGCTGCACAAagataa
- the C7H3orf14 gene encoding uncharacterized protein C3orf14 homolog isoform X7 has protein sequence MAFYLAQEVQLARRHDKILSQRLILLQQMENHLGDKKTEKTSQTQAADAAYKRNAALLNDIEAAEKRLQARVHLQPHPDIAKLERTRTRGKHPELRRQKRPCHCLHRCNPMWTREASDELGRALTKPGEWAALTNARLPCLQASPRT, from the exons ATGGCATTCTACTTAGCACAAGAAGTTCAGCTTGCTAGAAGACATGACAAGAT ACTGTCTCAGAGATTGATATTGCTACAGCAGATGGAGAATCATCTAGGAGACAAAAAGACTGAAAAGACATCACAAACACAAGCAGCTGATGCAGCTTATAAAAGAAATGCAGCACTTTTAAAT GATATAGAAGCAGCAGAGAAGAGGCTGCAAGCAAGAGTACATCTACAGCCACATCCTGATATTGCTAAGCTTGAA agaacaagaACCAGAGGAAAGCATCCTGAACTGAGAAGGCAAAAGAGGCCATGTCACTGCCTGCACCGCTGTAACCCAATGTG GACCAGAGAAGCCTCTGACGAACTTGGGAGAGCCCTAACCAAGCCAGGCGAGTGGGCAGCATtgacaaatgcaag
- the C7H3orf14 gene encoding uncharacterized protein C3orf14 homolog isoform X8 yields the protein MAFYLAQEVQLARRHDKILSQRLILLQQMENHLGDKKTEKTSQTQAADAAYKRNAALLNDIEAAEKRLQARVHLQPHPDIAKLERTRTRGKHPELRRQKRPCHCLHRCNPMWTREASDELGRALTKPGEWAALTNAREVEL from the exons ATGGCATTCTACTTAGCACAAGAAGTTCAGCTTGCTAGAAGACATGACAAGAT ACTGTCTCAGAGATTGATATTGCTACAGCAGATGGAGAATCATCTAGGAGACAAAAAGACTGAAAAGACATCACAAACACAAGCAGCTGATGCAGCTTATAAAAGAAATGCAGCACTTTTAAAT GATATAGAAGCAGCAGAGAAGAGGCTGCAAGCAAGAGTACATCTACAGCCACATCCTGATATTGCTAAGCTTGAA agaacaagaACCAGAGGAAAGCATCCTGAACTGAGAAGGCAAAAGAGGCCATGTCACTGCCTGCACCGCTGTAACCCAATGTG GACCAGAGAAGCCTCTGACGAACTTGGGAGAGCCCTAACCAAGCCAGGCGAGTGGGCAGCATtgacaaatgcaag AGAGGTGGAACTGTGA
- the C7H3orf14 gene encoding uncharacterized protein C3orf14 homolog isoform X6 — MAFYLAQEVQLARRHDKILSQRLILLQQMENHLGDKKTEKTSQTQAADAAYKRNAALLNDIEAAEKRLQARVHLQPHPDIAKLERTRTRGKHPELRRQKRPCHCLHRCNPMWTREASDELGRALTKPGEWAALTNARVVACLYQSPQPNH; from the exons ATGGCATTCTACTTAGCACAAGAAGTTCAGCTTGCTAGAAGACATGACAAGAT ACTGTCTCAGAGATTGATATTGCTACAGCAGATGGAGAATCATCTAGGAGACAAAAAGACTGAAAAGACATCACAAACACAAGCAGCTGATGCAGCTTATAAAAGAAATGCAGCACTTTTAAAT GATATAGAAGCAGCAGAGAAGAGGCTGCAAGCAAGAGTACATCTACAGCCACATCCTGATATTGCTAAGCTTGAA agaacaagaACCAGAGGAAAGCATCCTGAACTGAGAAGGCAAAAGAGGCCATGTCACTGCCTGCACCGCTGTAACCCAATGTG GACCAGAGAAGCCTCTGACGAACTTGGGAGAGCCCTAACCAAGCCAGGCGAGTGGGCAGCATtgacaaatgcaag